The genomic stretch GCTAATAAGATAGATCACATTAGTACAGGAGGAGGAGCAACATTAGAGTTTTTAGGTGGAGAAAAGTTGCCAGTAATAGAAATGTTAAAGGAATCTTACAAGAAATATAAAAGAAAGAACTAACAATTAACTTTAAATACATAAAACATAATTACTTTTTATTAAACTATTTATTACTTTATCTTAATTTTTGCTTTGGTTGTATTACTATATAAATAAAAAGGGGATTGTATGAATTTAAAAAAAATAGTTTATGAAATAAGAAATTTTGAAGGGATTTTGAGGAAAATAGCTATTAAAGATGTTGTGGAGAATTTTAAATTTAATGATGAAGATTATGAATTTGAAATTATAGTAGATTTTGGTGATGATGCGGCAGTAATTGGCATTGATGGGGATAACGCTATTTTGTTAGCCGCTGATGGAATATGGGAAAAACTATTAGAGGCTGATCCTTGGTGGGCTGGCTACTGTTCAGTTTTAGTTAATTGTAAAGATATAGCGGCAATGGGTGGAAAGTGCATAGGAATGACAAATATAATAAGCATAAAAGACAAAGATGTTTGTAGAAAAGTTTTAAAAGGAGTTAAAGATGGTGTAAAGAAATTTGGAGTTCCTATGGTTGGAGGGCATACACATCCTGATGCCATGTGTAATGTCTTAGATGTTTCTATAACTGGTATAGCCAAAAAGGATTGCATATTGAGAAGTGACAATGCAAAAGTTGGCGATAAAATAATATTTGCCTATGACTTGGTTGGACAAATATATAAATCATTCTCGTTAAATTGGGATACTACTACAATGAAGCCTAAGAAGTTAGTTAAAGCTCAGATGGATGCATTAGTTCAAATTGCTGAAAATAAATTGGCTAATTCATGCAAAGATATAAGCAATCCTGGAGCTATAGGAACTTTGGGAATGTTATTAGAAGTTTCAAGAAAAGGAGGAATTGTTGATATTACAAAAATTCCAAAACCAGAGGAGATTGATTTAATTCATTGGCTTAAAGTTTATCCGGGAAGTGGATATGTTCTAACAGCTAAGGAAGAAAACTTCAAAGAGATTAAAAATATTTTTGAAGATGTAGAAATGACTGCTGAAGTTTGTGGGGAAGTAATCCCAGAAAGAAAGTTATACATTACTGATGGAACTAACAAAGAAATTGTCTTTGACTTTGAAAAAGAATTCATTTGCGGATGTTAATTTTTAAACTTTATTTTAGGTGATTTTTATGAAATTAGCAGTTGATGCTGTTTTTTATGTAAGGGAGGGTTTTAATTTTGAAAAAGCATTTAAAGAAGTTTTGAAAATTTTAGGAGAGGATGTAAAAATTTTATCTGTCGAATATCCAGAGTTGGCTTTAATTTCGGAAGAGGGGTATTATTACAGATGCGGATTTATGATTGACAAAAAATTAGATAGAGAACTTAGTAGAGAAGAAATTGATGAAATTAAAGAAAAAATTAAAAAATTGTTTGAAAATGAGATAATTTATACATTAACATGTGAAATATTATGAAAGAAGTTAAAGATTTTTACGACAGTTGGAATCCTAATAACTTTCCAAAATACATGAAGTGTATTATAAATTTCGCAGATAAGTTAATCTTTGAAGAACTAAAGAAATTAATAAAAACTATTGTAAATAATGAAAATAAGGATAATAAAGATTTTTTAGTTTTAGATTGTGGATGCGGTTATGGGGCCTTTTATAATTTAACAAAAGACTTTAATACTATATATTTGGATATTTCATTAAATTTACTAAAAAAATTCAAAATCAAAGAGCGAAAAGTTTGTGGCAATATATTAAATCTACCATTCAAAGACAACACTTTTGATTTAGTTCTATGTATAAATGTTTTAGAGCATGTAGATTATTTAAAATCTTTGAATGAAATACATAGAGTTTTAAAAAATAATGGACATTTAATTGTAGTTGTTGTAAATAGAGATAGCTTAATTAAAGAAGAAATTTTTAACGATTTTAAAATTTTTCATAAACCTTTATCTTACAAAGATTTTGAAGAAACAAATATAAACTTTAAAATCGTTTATTTAAGTTCATTATATTATTTGCCACCAATTTTTAAAATATTCCCACCAGTATTTTTAAAAATAATTCTAAAATATTGGAAACCTTTGGATAAAAGATTATCAAAGATTTTTAAAAATAGAGGGCAGTTTTTAGTTCTTAATATGGTGAAAGAATGAATATTTATACCTTACCAAAAGGAACTTACAGTGAAAAGGCTACAAAAAAATTTTTAGAGTATATAGATGGAGATTATAATATAAAATACTGTAATTCAATATACGACATATTTGAAAGTGTAAGTAATGGAGGTTTAGGAGTAGTTCCAATAGAAAATTCTATTGAGGGCTCTGTATCATTAACACAAGATTTATTATTACAATTTAAGAATATTAAAATATTAGGAGAGTTATCCTTAGATATACATCACAATTTGATAGGTTATGATAAAGATAAAATAAAAATTATTATATCTCATCCCCAGGCGTTGGCTCAATGCAGAAATTACATAAAAAGGCATGGTTGGGAAGTTAAGGCAGTAGAAAGCACGGCAAAGGCTGTAAAAATTGTCGCTGAAAGTAAGGACGAAAATTTAGGGGCTATTGGTTCAAAAGAATCAGCAGAATATTATAATTTAAAAATATTAGATAAAAATATTGAAGATTACAAAAATAATAAAACAAGATTTATTTTAATTGGTAAAAATGTGAAATTTAAAACACTTCCAAAAAAATATAAAGTTTCAATTGTTTTTGAGTTAAAAGAAGATAAGCCGGGGGCGTTATATCATATTTTGAAGGAATTTGCAGAAAGAAATATAAATTTAACAAGGATTGAATCAAGACCTTCAAAAAAGAGATTGGGAACATATATTTTTTATATCGACTTTGAAGATTCTAAAGAGGATTTAGAGGAAATTATAAAATCACTAAAAAAACATACGACTTTTATTAATATTTTGGGAAGATATCCTGTTTTTGATTAAGTTCTAAACTCCTTATAAAATATGTCTGTTGATGGATGAACCTCTATAAAGTTGTTATATACATCAATTCCTCTAATTAATTGAGCAAAGTATGGAAGAATCTCAGGGCATGGAGTCATTATTATTGCTCCAACAACCTTCCCATTTTCGTAATATATTTTATTTAAGCCAACGCTCTTTAAAACCTTGTAAAAGTTTCCTTTACCTATGTGGCTTTTTAATATTTTGTATTTATTAGTTTGTTTTCCCACATAGGCAATAGTTAAAGACATTCTAACAGTTTTTGGAACTAAATCATAGTTTGGCTTTTTTAATTCTCTGTTGTTTATTTCATTGTATATATTTTGAGCTACAATTCTTCCTTCCATTCTTGAAATTGGAGTATTTCCTCCTCCATTTATTAAACAATCTCCACATGCATAAGTTTTGTTTTTATTTTTTATCCTCAAATATTCATCTGTCTCAAATAATCCTTTTCCTCCAATGGCTAAGATTTTTGTATAATTATCATCTTTTAATAATTTCTCAAACTTATCTTTATCATTTATAATTTTAAAATTAACAAGATTTTTCATTATATAATTCCTAATATCTTCATCTTTAATTTCTTTTAAAATTTTAGATCTTGTATATAAAATAACATTGCTTCCAAAGTCAGAAAATATTGATGCATATTCGACTCCAACAGTCCCTCCACCGATGATTAATATATTTTCAGGAAGCTCTTTTAGATTAGGTATATCTCTGTGGGTTAATACATTTTCATATCCATTGTATGATTTGGGATATTTTTTTCCAACTGCATAGACAATATAATCATAGTTATCTTCATATTTTTCCTTGAATTCTTTATATTTTATATTCACTCCTTTTTCCTTGGTTTCTTTCTCCAATTTGTTTCTAATTTTATCTTGGATTTTACTTATCTTCTCCTGTAATTCTTTAAATGATATAATTTCTTCTAATCTTATCTTTTTATTCTTTAAAATACTTAAATCGTTGAGAATATCTGCCATTTCTCTAAGACCAGTTATATATGTACATCCGTAATTTAAGCATGTCCCTCCTATTTTATCTTTTTCAAATAAATCAACATCAAAACCATAATCTGCTAAGGACATTGAACAAGTCCTCCCTGCTGGTCCAGAGCCGACAACAGCAATTTTTGTCAATTTATCACCATTATTTACGATAATACATAATTATTAAGCAAAAAACTTTAGTGATATTGTTATGAACTCTTCAATATAGAGAATAAGATAAAGGAAATTTTATCAATTATAATGGAAGAACCTAATTTTATTATATTATATTTGGACCAATAACTAGTGATAAGAATACCTTAATTAATGAGGTAATAAACAATAGGTTAGACAAAAATAAAGTATATTGTATTTTATATAAATCTTAGAGGGTTTGTAGCAGTTACTTAGTTTTTGTAGCATAATTCGTTTAGGAGATTTTTTATAAATTGATTTTAATTTATCAATGATAATATCATAAACCTCTTTAATTCTATGGAGTTCGGATAAATCAACTCTAATCCATCCTTCAATTGGATGATATATATCGAGAGATTTTAGATTGCTATAAACTCCGACAATTATTTCTATAATCGAATGGTCTATAGATTGTTTGAAAGTTAGATAAGCAGAGTTTTCCTTCAAAATAATTTCTCCAATCTCCCAATCTTTAACCTTATCGAAAAACCATTCATCTTTAATGTTTAAAATTAAATATTCCTTTCTCGGCTTAATAGTAATTTTAATTTCTCCTTTTTCTTTATTGTATTTTATTAAGGTTGTTTTCACTCTAACGAATGGTCTTTTAAATATCACCTTAGTTCTTTTTCTCAATCCCTTTAAATAATTGGATTTCCAACAATCCATTGTTGAATAAGCGACTTTAATAGTCGCATCGACATAATGGAGAGCATAATTCCAACCGTTTAATAATCTTCTCCTTAACACCCTCTTAAAATCTTTATCTTTGGGAATTTCTGGGATTAACCGAAACGGTAGAGTAGTATTTATAATTATTTCCAACTTTATACCGATGTTTAACTATTCTCTCTTTCCATTGGATATTGTTCCAGATAATATCGACAGCAGTTTGAGATAGATTTAAAAATCGATTAGAAAATTATTTATATTATAATTGTGAGAAACTTTATATGCCAGAACGATTTGGTTGGGGATTTTATTCCTCATTTTATCACCGAAATTTTTATCTCTTTTTGTATAAGAATTATTTTACAAAGTATAAAAAGATTTCTTTTTTAACTGTCGATAAATGAGTATCTTTGTCTATCTATGCCTATATATTTTTAAACAGTGTTAGATAGCAATTTCTTAATTTCTGTAACATATCACAGTATATAAATATTCAATTTAATTATATTACTAATTAACCGATGAGAGGGCTCTGCCTTCGAGGTTATTATAAATGCTTATAAATTTCATTTGAAGGGCCGTTTCCGTTCTACCCAAAGTCCAATGAACCTATAGCAGAGAGAATGGTATTCCCAATGAAACAGGGTTGAATATCACCCATTTCCATGGCCGTAAGTTATTATATGTTATAATACTCCATGGAAATGGGAAACGGTAACCATTAACCATCATAAACTATATAAACCTGATTATATTATAATATAAAGTTGGTGTGCATGGCTAGGCCGGGGGGTTGGGCGTCCCCTGTAACCCGAAATCGTCCTTATGCGGGGGCCGAAAACCTGGGGGCGGTATGTCCTCCAGTCTTCTCTCCACAGGTCTCTCGATGATGCCTCGTCCCGTGGGGCTCGGCGGTGGGGGAGCACCTTCTGTAGGGAAGGTGTAACCCCCTTTACCTGCCGAACCCCGCCAGGCCCGGAAGGGAGCAACGGTAGGCAGGACGTCGGCGCTCACGGGGTAAACGGGGTTGAGAAGAGACCTGTGGGTAGGAGGGGGCTGGAGGACATACCCACCCCAGGGAAGCCATGCACACCACTATTTTTTATATATCTTAAATTTTATTTTCTAAATATTCTAATTGATAAAAACTTAAATATGAGGGAAAATAATGCTTATTGGTGTAATATCTGACACTCATATTTACGATAGAGCATATGAATTGCCAAAATCTGTTTTTGATGAATTTTCTAATGTTGATTTAATTATACACTGTGGAGATGTTACTGACAAAGATGTTTTAAATTTATTGAGTGATTTAGCAGAAGTTATTGCGGTTAGAGGAAATATGGATTATCTTAATCTTCCAAAACAACAAATTTTAAATATAAATAATTTTAAAATAGGAGTTATTCACGGAGATGTTATTTATCCAAGAGGAGATAAACTAAAATTAAGATTATTAGGTAAGGAGATGGGAGTAGATATATTAATCTCAGGACATACACATACACCATTTATAGATGACTGTGGAGATGTTTTATTACTAAATCCCGGCTCTCCAACGGTTCCAAGGTGTCCTATTAAGTCAATTATGAAATTAAATATTGAGGATAATGTTAAAGCTAAGCTAATTCCAATTGAATAATTTTATATAAATTTTATTTTTGGTGTTAGGAATGGAAATATTAAATAAATGTGTTGGATGTGGTAATTGTGTTGTATTTTGTCCAAAAAAGGCAATAAAAACCTATGGGGTGGCGATTGTAGATAATGATAAATGTGTAAATTGTGGTATATGTGCAAAATACTGTCCAATTGATGCTATTGTGATAGACTAAAAATGAATTTATTCAAATAAAACGATAAAAAATAAACTAATAAAAATTAAAACGAACTAAAGTAATATAATGTAATAGAAAGATAACAATGTAAAGATATAAGGAGGTTTAAAAATGTATATAGGAAGGTTTTTAGTGGTTGGTAAGACAAAGGATGGAAAACTCTTTGCCGCTTACAGAGTTTCGAGTAGAAGTTTTCCAAATAGAGTGGCTAAAAAAATAAACGATAATACAGTGGCAATAATTCCAAAGGACTTAAATGAAATTTTTAAAAATCCTTATATCACTTACAACTGCATAAAAGTAGTTAATAATACTGTTATAGTCACTAATGGCTCTCATACTGATTTTATAGGTGAGAAATTACATTTTGGTAAAAGAGATGCATTAGCTTATGTATTAACCGTTATGGACTATGAGAAAGATGATTACAAAACTCCAAGAATAGCGGCAATATTAGATAAAAATGAATGCTATATGGGATATGTTACTCATGAAGATATTAGAGTTAAAAAGGTTGAATTAAAAGAAGGAAAAGGTTATTATTTAGGAGTATATAACTCATGTAAAATAGATGAAAATCAAGTTATAGATATTGAAGGAACCACTGCAGAAGAGATAGCAGAGTATATTTTAAACTACAAAGAATTTGAGCATCCAGTAGCATGTGCTGTAGCTGTTATTGACAAAGATAAAGTAAAGATAGCTACTAAAAATAAAAATGAATAATTTCATTAATTTTTAAAAATTTTTAAATTAACTATATTGCGTGATTGTTATGTCTATTTTTTTATTTGAAAGGAACAATGAAAAAAATGTAATTAACAATATTAGACAACTTATTAAAATGGCTTTAAATAGCATTAATCTTTTGAAGGAGTATATGCACTCTAAGGATGAAAAACTATTGAAAGAAATTATAAAAATAGAGGAAGAAGGGGATGAAATAACTAAAAATATAAGAATAAATTTAGAAAATGCATTTTTGCCAAATATGAAGAGAGAACTATCGAGGTCTGCTGAGCTTTTAGATGAAACCTTAGATAGCTTAAAACATGCTGCTATGCTTTATGAATTATTAAAATATGAACTGGATAGTTATTTAAAAGATGAAATCGATCTCGTTTTAATGATAACTGTTGATATGTTCAAACACTTAGAAAGAATTTTAGATGTTATTGAAAATGGAGGAGACTTAGATACAATAATTAAAGAAATTAAAGATAAAGAGAAATTTATTGACGACATTTATCAAAACAAAATTTATAAATATTTAATTAATTTAAAAATCATATCTTTTTGGGATGGGAAGATACTATGTGATTTTATTGATAACATAGTGGATATTAGCGACTACATAGAGGATGTTGCAGATGAATTACAGATAATGTATTTCCATATTAAATAAGGTGATATTATAAATTCCCAAATTTTAAATTTAATAGTAAGTTTTTACTTATTGTTTATCTTAGGTGCTAACAATGTTGGAAATGCTATTGGCACAGCATATGCTTCAAAAGCGGCATCTTATAAAAGTTTATTAATTTTATTTAGTGTTAGCGTTATTGTTGGTTCTTTATTTGCTAAAAATGTTGGTAATACTGTAAATAGTATATCCTCAGAAGCTTTAATTTCCTTAATAATTTCTTCTTTAGTTATGACAATATCAACATATAAAAAAGTGCCTATTTCTTTACACACTATTATAGTATGCTCATTAATTGGCTTAAATTTTAGTTCTTCAAATTTAAAAGTGTTTTTTAAAATATTATTAAGTTGGATTTTTTCTCCAACTATTGCAGTTATTATTGCTTATATATTCTATTTAACTTATGAAAGAATTAAGATTCCAATTTTTAAAAAATTATCTATAATTAGAACTTTATTATTACTAACTTCTGGAATAATTGCATTTAACTTAGGAAGTAACGATTTACCAACCATTTTAGGAACTTTTACAACATCTCAAACAATCTATCTTATTGGAGCAGTTTTTTTGTGCTTAGGAGCATATCTATATGGAAACAAAATTTCAGAAACATTTACTATGATTACCAATTTGAGTGTAACATCTGCATTTATAGCCCAACTATCTGGAGGTTTGGCTGTAACTATATTTACTGCATTGGGAATGCCTGTTTCAACAACTCAGGCAATAGTTGGGGGTATTTTAGGGGTTGGATTAACCAAAGGAATAAAAACAATAAAGTGGAGTGTATTTAAAAAAATTATTTTTTGGTGGGTTGTGGCTCCAATAATTGCCTTAATAATTGGGTTTATTATTAAGAAAAAACTAATGTAATTAAGGAGATTGTTATGAACAATTTAATAAAACTTTTAAAAGGTTGTAAAAAATTAGTAATTATAGGAGTAGGAAATGAATTAAAGGGAGATGATGGTATAGGAGTATATGTAACTAAAAAATTAATGAATTACTTTAGTGAAAATAATAATTTAAATAATGAAATTTTAAAAATAAAAAATCTATATTTAATAAATGCTGGAACTGTCCCTGATTTTTATACTGATATTTTGAAAGAGATAAAGCCTACTCATCTTATAATTATTGACTGTGCTTTGATGAATGAACCTCCTGGCAAAGTTAAAATTATAAAAGAAGATGAAATAATAAATTACAGTTTATCAACTCACACATTACCAATATCATTTATAATTAAATATTTAAAGAATTTTGTAAATTTTGATGTAATAATTATAGGAATCCAGCCTAAGATTATAGATTTTTGTCCTATGTCTAAGGAGGTTATAGAATCTGGAGATAAATTGATAGAAACTCTTATAAACTGTATAAAAAAATTAAATCTAACAGAATAATAGGATGTGATTGATATGATTGACTTTAAGGAAATAGAAAAAAAATGGCAAAAAAGATGGGAAGAGGCAAAGATTTTTGAGGCAGATCCTGATGATAGGGAGAAGTTCTTTATAACTGCGGCATTTCCCTACTTAAATGGTGTATTACACGCTGGGCATTTAAGAACATTTACAATTCCAGAAGTTGTTGCAAGATTTCAAAGGATGAAAAATAAAAATGTCTTATGGACTTTTGGTTATCATGTAACTGGAACTCCAATATTAGGTTTGGCTGAGTTGATAAAAAATAAAGATGAAAAAACAATTTGGGCATATACAAATTTACACGGAATACCAGAAGAAGACCTTTTACAATTAACAACACCAGAGAAAATTGTAGAATACTTCTCAAAAAAGGCAACTGAGGCATTTAAAAGAATGGGATTCAGTTTAGATTGGAGAAGAAACTTTAAGACGGATGATGAAGTTTTCAATAAGTTTATTGAATGGCAATTTCATAAATTAAAAGAAAAAGGTTTAATTGTTAAAGGTTCTCATCCTGTTAGATACTGTCCAAGATGTGATAACCCTGTTGAAGATCACGACATATTAGTTGGAGAAAATGCCACTTTGGTAGAGTATATATTAATTAAATTTAGAACAGAGGATGGCTACATAATGCCTATGGCTACTTTAAGACCAGAAACTGTTTTTGGAGTTACAAATGTTTGGATTAATCCTTCTGCTACATATGTAAAGGCAAAAGTTTATTTAGAGATAGAAAAAGAGGATGGAGTTGAATTAATTGATAATGGAATTTGGATAATGTCAAAAGAATGTGCTGAAAAACTAAAACATCAAAATAGAAGAATAGAGATTCTTGAGGAGTTTAAAGGAGAACTACTTATTAACAAAAAGGTTATAAATCCAGTAACTGGTAAGGAAGTTCCTATACTACCTGCTAAATTTGTAAAAACTAATATAGGAACTGGTTGCGTTATGAGTGTTCCAGCACATGCACCTTATGATTATATAGCATTAAGA from Methanocaldococcus lauensis encodes the following:
- a CDS encoding metallophosphoesterase, which gives rise to MLIGVISDTHIYDRAYELPKSVFDEFSNVDLIIHCGDVTDKDVLNLLSDLAEVIAVRGNMDYLNLPKQQILNINNFKIGVIHGDVIYPRGDKLKLRLLGKEMGVDILISGHTHTPFIDDCGDVLLLNPGSPTVPRCPIKSIMKLNIEDNVKAKLIPIE
- a CDS encoding TIGR00153 family protein, producing MSIFLFERNNEKNVINNIRQLIKMALNSINLLKEYMHSKDEKLLKEIIKIEEEGDEITKNIRINLENAFLPNMKRELSRSAELLDETLDSLKHAAMLYELLKYELDSYLKDEIDLVLMITVDMFKHLERILDVIENGGDLDTIIKEIKDKEKFIDDIYQNKIYKYLINLKIISFWDGKILCDFIDNIVDISDYIEDVADELQIMYFHIK
- a CDS encoding 4Fe-4S binding protein yields the protein MEILNKCVGCGNCVVFCPKKAIKTYGVAIVDNDKCVNCGICAKYCPIDAIVID
- a CDS encoding inorganic phosphate transporter — its product is MFILGANNVGNAIGTAYASKAASYKSLLILFSVSVIVGSLFAKNVGNTVNSISSEALISLIISSLVMTISTYKKVPISLHTIIVCSLIGLNFSSSNLKVFFKILLSWIFSPTIAVIIAYIFYLTYERIKIPIFKKLSIIRTLLLLTSGIIAFNLGSNDLPTILGTFTTSQTIYLIGAVFLCLGAYLYGNKISETFTMITNLSVTSAFIAQLSGGLAVTIFTALGMPVSTTQAIVGGILGVGLTKGIKTIKWSVFKKIIFWWVVAPIIALIIGFIIKKKLM
- the pheA gene encoding prephenate dehydratase, with protein sequence MNIYTLPKGTYSEKATKKFLEYIDGDYNIKYCNSIYDIFESVSNGGLGVVPIENSIEGSVSLTQDLLLQFKNIKILGELSLDIHHNLIGYDKDKIKIIISHPQALAQCRNYIKRHGWEVKAVESTAKAVKIVAESKDENLGAIGSKESAEYYNLKILDKNIEDYKNNKTRFILIGKNVKFKTLPKKYKVSIVFELKEDKPGALYHILKEFAERNINLTRIESRPSKKRLGTYIFYIDFEDSKEDLEEIIKSLKKHTTFINILGRYPVFD
- a CDS encoding class I SAM-dependent methyltransferase, yielding MKEVKDFYDSWNPNNFPKYMKCIINFADKLIFEELKKLIKTIVNNENKDNKDFLVLDCGCGYGAFYNLTKDFNTIYLDISLNLLKKFKIKERKVCGNILNLPFKDNTFDLVLCINVLEHVDYLKSLNEIHRVLKNNGHLIVVVVNRDSLIKEEIFNDFKIFHKPLSYKDFEETNINFKIVYLSSLYYLPPIFKIFPPVFLKIILKYWKPLDKRLSKIFKNRGQFLVLNMVKE
- a CDS encoding FAD-dependent oxidoreductase, which encodes MSLADYGFDVDLFEKDKIGGTCLNYGCTYITGLREMADILNDLSILKNKKIRLEEIISFKELQEKISKIQDKIRNKLEKETKEKGVNIKYKEFKEKYEDNYDYIVYAVGKKYPKSYNGYENVLTHRDIPNLKELPENILIIGGGTVGVEYASIFSDFGSNVILYTRSKILKEIKDEDIRNYIMKNLVNFKIINDKDKFEKLLKDDNYTKILAIGGKGLFETDEYLRIKNKNKTYACGDCLINGGGNTPISRMEGRIVAQNIYNEINNRELKKPNYDLVPKTVRMSLTIAYVGKQTNKYKILKSHIGKGNFYKVLKSVGLNKIYYENGKVVGAIIMTPCPEILPYFAQLIRGIDVYNNFIEVHPSTDIFYKEFRT
- the hycI gene encoding hydrogenase maturation peptidase HycI: MNNLIKLLKGCKKLVIIGVGNELKGDDGIGVYVTKKLMNYFSENNNLNNEILKIKNLYLINAGTVPDFYTDILKEIKPTHLIIIDCALMNEPPGKVKIIKEDEIINYSLSTHTLPISFIIKYLKNFVNFDVIIIGIQPKIIDFCPMSKEVIESGDKLIETLINCIKKLNLTE
- a CDS encoding methanogenesis marker 2 protein translates to MNLKKIVYEIRNFEGILRKIAIKDVVENFKFNDEDYEFEIIVDFGDDAAVIGIDGDNAILLAADGIWEKLLEADPWWAGYCSVLVNCKDIAAMGGKCIGMTNIISIKDKDVCRKVLKGVKDGVKKFGVPMVGGHTHPDAMCNVLDVSITGIAKKDCILRSDNAKVGDKIIFAYDLVGQIYKSFSLNWDTTTMKPKKLVKAQMDALVQIAENKLANSCKDISNPGAIGTLGMLLEVSRKGGIVDITKIPKPEEIDLIHWLKVYPGSGYVLTAKEENFKEIKNIFEDVEMTAEVCGEVIPERKLYITDGTNKEIVFDFEKEFICGC
- the purO gene encoding IMP cyclohydrolase; the encoded protein is MYIGRFLVVGKTKDGKLFAAYRVSSRSFPNRVAKKINDNTVAIIPKDLNEIFKNPYITYNCIKVVNNTVIVTNGSHTDFIGEKLHFGKRDALAYVLTVMDYEKDDYKTPRIAAILDKNECYMGYVTHEDIRVKKVELKEGKGYYLGVYNSCKIDENQVIDIEGTTAEEIAEYILNYKEFEHPVACAVAVIDKDKVKIATKNKNE